The Streptococcus oralis Uo5 genome includes a window with the following:
- a CDS encoding saccharopine dehydrogenase family protein, with product MSRLLIIGCGGVAQVAISKICQDSETFTEIMIASRTKSKCDDLKAKLEGKTSTKIETAALDADKVEEVIALIDSYKPEAVLNVALPYQDLTIMDACLATGVHYIDTANYEAEDTEDPEWRAIYENRCKELGFTAYFDYSWQWTYQEKFKEAGLTALLGSGFDPGVTSVFSAYALKHYFDEIHYIDILDCNGGDHGYPFATNFNPEINLREVSAPGSYWEDGKWVEVEAMSIKREYDFPQVGQKDMYLLHHEEIESLAKNIPGVKRIRFFMTFGQSYLTHMKCLENVGLLRTDTINFNGQEIVPIQFLKALLPDPASLGPRTVGKTNIGCIFTGVKDGLEKTIYIYNVCDHQECYAEVGSQAISYTTGVPAMIGTKLVMNGTWKQPGVYNLEELDPDPFMEALNEYGLPWVVVENPQMVD from the coding sequence ATGAGTCGTTTACTAATTATTGGATGTGGGGGCGTTGCCCAAGTTGCTATTTCAAAGATTTGCCAAGATAGCGAAACCTTTACAGAGATTATGATTGCTAGCCGTACCAAGTCAAAATGTGATGACTTGAAGGCTAAACTGGAAGGTAAAACAAGTACAAAGATTGAGACAGCTGCCCTTGACGCTGACAAGGTTGAAGAAGTGATTGCCTTAATTGATAGCTACAAACCAGAAGCTGTTTTGAACGTAGCTTTACCATATCAAGATTTAACAATTATGGATGCTTGCTTGGCAACAGGTGTCCACTATATCGATACCGCCAACTATGAGGCTGAGGACACAGAAGACCCAGAATGGCGTGCCATTTATGAAAATCGCTGCAAGGAACTTGGTTTTACAGCTTACTTTGACTACTCATGGCAATGGACATATCAGGAGAAATTCAAAGAAGCGGGCTTAACTGCTCTTCTCGGTTCTGGTTTCGACCCAGGTGTGACCAGTGTCTTTTCAGCTTATGCTCTCAAACACTATTTTGATGAAATCCACTATATCGACATTTTAGACTGTAATGGTGGTGACCACGGTTATCCATTTGCAACAAACTTTAACCCAGAAATCAACCTCCGAGAGGTTTCTGCGCCAGGTTCTTACTGGGAAGATGGAAAATGGGTCGAAGTCGAAGCTATGTCTATCAAGCGTGAGTATGATTTCCCTCAAGTTGGACAGAAAGACATGTATCTCCTTCACCATGAAGAAATTGAATCATTGGCCAAGAACATTCCCGGTGTCAAACGGATACGTTTCTTTATGACCTTTGGCCAATCTTATCTAACGCACATGAAATGCTTGGAAAATGTCGGACTCCTTCGTACGGATACCATTAACTTTAACGGTCAAGAAATTGTACCGATTCAATTCTTAAAAGCCTTGCTACCTGATCCTGCTAGCCTTGGCCCACGCACTGTTGGAAAAACCAATATTGGATGTATCTTTACAGGTGTCAAAGATGGTCTTGAGAAGACTATCTATATCTACAATGTTTGTGACCATCAGGAATGTTACGCAGAAGTTGGTTCACAGGCAATTTCATACACAACAGGAGTTCCAGCCATGATTGGGACAAAATTAGTGATGAATGGTACTTGGAAACAACCTGGAGTTTACAACCTTGAAGAATTGGATCCAGATCCATTCATGGAAGCTTTGAATGAGTACGGCTTGCCTTGGGTTGTGGTAGAAAACCCGCAAATGGTGGACTAA
- the speE gene encoding polyamine aminopropyltransferase: protein MDLWFSEVHTPDVKLSLRTAKQLYAGKSEWQDIEVLDTPAFGKILILNGHVLFSDADDFVYNEMTVHVPMAVHPNPKKVLVIGGGDGGVAQVLTLYPELEQIDIVEPDEMLVEVCREYFPDFAAGLDDPRVTIYYQNGLRFLRNCEDDYDIIINDATDPFGHTEGLFTKEFYGNSYRALKEDGIMIYQHGSPFFDEDESACRSMHRKVNQAFPISRVYQAHIPTSPAGYWLFGFASKKYHPVKDFDKEGWKKRQLFTEYYTANLHVGAFMLPKYVEDILEEEEGKK, encoded by the coding sequence ATGGATTTATGGTTTTCTGAAGTTCATACTCCAGATGTGAAACTGTCCCTGAGAACAGCCAAGCAACTCTACGCTGGTAAGAGTGAATGGCAGGATATAGAAGTCTTAGACACGCCAGCTTTTGGAAAGATATTGATCTTAAATGGGCATGTCTTGTTTTCAGATGCAGATGATTTTGTTTACAATGAAATGACCGTCCACGTACCCATGGCTGTCCATCCTAATCCAAAGAAAGTATTGGTTATTGGGGGTGGCGACGGCGGTGTTGCCCAAGTATTAACGCTCTATCCTGAACTGGAGCAAATCGATATTGTGGAACCAGATGAGATGTTGGTTGAGGTCTGTCGTGAGTATTTCCCAGATTTTGCTGCGGGGCTAGATGACCCTCGTGTTACCATTTACTATCAAAATGGACTACGATTTTTGAGAAACTGTGAGGATGATTACGATATCATTATCAACGATGCGACAGATCCATTTGGACATACGGAAGGGCTCTTTACCAAGGAATTTTACGGTAACAGTTACAGAGCTCTCAAAGAAGATGGCATCATGATCTATCAGCATGGGAGTCCCTTCTTTGACGAGGATGAGTCAGCTTGCCGAAGTATGCACCGCAAGGTCAATCAAGCATTTCCAATCAGTCGGGTTTATCAGGCCCATATCCCAACCAGTCCAGCGGGCTATTGGTTGTTTGGATTTGCATCGAAAAAATACCACCCTGTCAAAGATTTTGACAAGGAAGGCTGGAAAAAACGCCAGCTTTTCACAGAATACTATACTGCAAACTTACATGTGGGAGCCTTTATGTTGCCCAAGTATGTTGAGGACATTTTAGAAGAAGAGGAAGGAAAAAAATGA
- a CDS encoding aminotransferase class I/II-fold pyridoxal phosphate-dependent enzyme — MKKLDQNQAPIYEALVKLRKKRIVPFDVPGHKRGRGNPELVELLGEKCVGIDVNSMKPLDNLGHPISIIRDAEELAADAFGAAHAFLMIGGTTSSVQTMILSTCKAGDKIILPRNVHKSAINALVLCGAIPIYIEMSVDPKIGIALGLENDRVAQAIKEHPDAKAILINNPTYYGICSDLKGLTEMAHEACMMVLVDEAHGAHLHFTDKLPLSAMNAGADMAAVSMHKSGGSLTQSSILLIGEQMNPEYVRQIINLTQSTSASYLLMASLDISRRNLALRGKESFEKVIELSEYARREINAIGGYYAYSKELIDGVSVCDFDVTKLSVYTQGIGLTGIEVYDLLRDEYDIQIEFGDIGNILAYISIGDRIQDIERLVGALADIKRLYSRDGKDLIAGEYIQPELVLSPQEAFYSERRSLTLDESVGQVCGEFVMCYPPGIPILAPGERITREIVDYILFAKERGCSLQGTEDPEVNHINVIERKEN; from the coding sequence TTGAAGAAGTTAGATCAAAACCAAGCCCCAATTTATGAGGCCTTGGTGAAGTTACGCAAGAAAAGGATTGTTCCCTTTGATGTGCCAGGTCACAAGCGTGGGCGGGGAAATCCGGAACTTGTCGAACTGTTAGGGGAAAAATGTGTTGGCATTGATGTCAATTCGATGAAACCCTTGGATAATCTTGGTCATCCCATTTCGATTATTCGTGATGCGGAAGAATTGGCTGCAGATGCTTTTGGAGCAGCCCATGCCTTTCTCATGATTGGTGGAACAACTTCATCGGTGCAGACTATGATTCTTTCCACCTGCAAGGCGGGAGATAAGATTATTCTGCCACGTAATGTTCATAAATCTGCTATCAATGCGCTGGTTCTATGTGGTGCCATTCCCATCTATATCGAGATGAGTGTAGATCCTAAAATCGGAATCGCTTTAGGTCTTGAAAATGACCGTGTTGCACAGGCCATTAAGGAACATCCAGATGCTAAAGCTATCCTAATCAACAATCCTACTTACTATGGGATTTGTTCAGACCTCAAGGGTTTAACGGAAATGGCTCATGAAGCTTGCATGATGGTTTTAGTAGATGAAGCCCATGGAGCGCATTTGCATTTTACAGATAAATTGCCACTATCCGCTATGAATGCTGGGGCGGATATGGCAGCCGTTTCTATGCATAAGTCTGGCGGAAGTTTGACTCAGAGCTCCATCCTTCTTATCGGGGAGCAGATGAATCCTGAGTACGTTCGTCAGATTATCAACCTGACCCAGTCTACATCTGCCTCTTACCTACTTATGGCTAGTCTAGATATTTCTAGACGAAACTTAGCCCTTCGTGGCAAAGAGTCTTTTGAGAAAGTCATTGAGCTATCCGAGTACGCTCGTCGTGAAATCAATGCTATCGGTGGTTACTATGCCTACTCAAAAGAGTTAATAGACGGAGTGTCGGTCTGTGATTTTGACGTGACCAAGCTGTCCGTTTATACTCAGGGTATTGGCTTAACAGGGATAGAGGTTTATGACCTCTTGCGAGACGAATACGATATTCAGATCGAGTTTGGGGATATTGGCAATATATTGGCCTATATTTCAATCGGTGACCGCATCCAAGACATTGAGCGTCTGGTTGGTGCTTTGGCGGATATCAAGAGACTCTACTCGAGAGATGGGAAGGACTTGATTGCTGGAGAATATATTCAACCCGAGTTGGTCCTGTCTCCTCAGGAAGCCTTTTATTCAGAGAGAAGAAGTTTGACCTTGGATGAGTCTGTTGGACAGGTCTGTGGGGAATTTGTCATGTGTTATCCTCCAGGAATTCCAATCCTAGCACCAGGTGAACGCATTACACGAGAAATTGTGGATTATATCCTGTTTGCCAAGGAACGTGGTTGCTCCCTCCAAGGAACGGAAGATCCAGAGGTCAATCACATTAATGTTATTGAGAGAAAGGAGAACTAG
- a CDS encoding YfbM family protein, which yields MGMIANYRYLSENELRQIVPDSRQEEEVLDLVEDSTKENETLIDIDKMWDAILFVMTGFSSSEFMDDDPLREAVLGVTPLENVSEYIAYTEHSKIAEIVQALENFDMDRALADFSMEACKKADLYPDIWDYLEEEEEIKDDIRTCFVKMKDFYKKILTLKGNVLVTIR from the coding sequence ATGGGAATGATTGCTAATTATCGATATCTATCTGAAAATGAATTAAGGCAAATAGTGCCAGATTCTCGTCAGGAAGAGGAAGTGCTTGACTTAGTAGAGGATTCTACTAAGGAAAATGAGACGTTGATAGATATTGACAAAATGTGGGACGCCATACTCTTTGTTATGACAGGCTTTAGTAGTTCAGAATTTATGGATGACGACCCCTTGAGAGAAGCTGTCTTGGGAGTGACTCCTTTAGAAAATGTATCGGAGTATATAGCCTATACTGAACACTCAAAGATAGCTGAGATTGTTCAAGCATTAGAGAATTTTGACATGGATAGGGCTCTGGCTGATTTTAGCATGGAAGCATGCAAGAAGGCAGATTTGTATCCCGATATTTGGGATTATCTTGAAGAAGAGGAAGAAATCAAGGATGATATTCGAACCTGTTTTGTAAAAATGAAGGACTTTTATAAGAAAATCTTAACTCTCAAAGGAAATGTCTTAGTAACTATTCGTTAA
- a CDS encoding DUF4300 family protein, with the protein MKRTRKVVAFGLCLPLLFGLAACHQNNTSTEAGNQTQASSDKVPWTASYTNLNNQVSIEEVKSLLSAHLDPNSVETFFNLVTDYNATVGSTGLSGNFASFTKTEYDVEKISSLWNQKKGDFVGTNCRINSYALLKNSVTIPKLEKNDQLLFVDNDAIDKGKVFDAKDKEEFDILFSRVETEATTDVKVHAQKMEKFFSQFQFNDKARMLSVVLHDNLDGEYLFVGHVGVLVPADDGFLFVEKLTFEEPYQAIKFVSKEDCYKYLSTKYADYTGDGLAKPFIMDNEKWVEGY; encoded by the coding sequence ATGAAACGAACGAGAAAAGTAGTAGCCTTTGGACTGTGCTTGCCCTTATTATTTGGATTGGCTGCTTGTCACCAAAATAATACGAGCACTGAAGCTGGAAATCAGACACAAGCCAGCTCAGATAAAGTTCCTTGGACGGCTTCATATACCAATCTGAACAATCAGGTCAGTATCGAAGAGGTCAAATCTCTCTTATCAGCGCACTTGGATCCAAATAGTGTTGAGACATTTTTCAATCTTGTCACAGACTATAATGCGACTGTCGGCTCTACTGGCTTAAGTGGAAATTTTGCCTCCTTTACGAAGACAGAATACGATGTAGAGAAAATCAGCAGTCTCTGGAATCAAAAAAAGGGTGACTTTGTCGGGACCAACTGCCGTATCAATAGCTATGCGTTATTAAAAAATTCAGTCACGATCCCAAAACTTGAAAAGAATGACCAGCTACTTTTTGTGGATAACGATGCTATTGATAAGGGAAAAGTATTTGACGCGAAAGATAAGGAAGAGTTTGATATTCTATTTTCTAGGGTGGAGACGGAAGCGACAACGGATGTAAAAGTTCACGCGCAGAAGATGGAGAAATTCTTCTCCCAGTTTCAATTTAATGATAAAGCTCGGATGTTGTCTGTTGTGTTACATGATAATTTGGATGGAGAGTATCTTTTTGTTGGACACGTTGGTGTTTTAGTGCCAGCTGATGATGGTTTCTTATTTGTAGAGAAACTGACTTTTGAAGAGCCTTATCAAGCTATTAAGTTCGTGAGCAAGGAAGATTGTTACAAGTATCTATCCACCAAATATGCGGATTATACAGGTGATGGACTGGCCAAGCCTTTCATTATGGATAATGAAAAGTGGGTTGAAGGTTATTAA
- a CDS encoding glycoside hydrolase family 13 protein encodes MELTAIYHRPESEYAYLYKDKTMHIRIRTKKDDIKSISLHYGDPFIFIEDRYEDSKEMSKVTSDALFDYWQVEISVGYARLQYLFELKDKQGQSILYGDKGCVENTLENLHHEGNGFKISYIHEIDACHVPDWVADTVWYQIFPERFANGNPEISPEGALAWDSSIKPKTSDFFGGDLQGVIDHLDYLQDLGITGLYLCPIFESPSNHKYNTTDYFEIDRHFGDKETFRKLVDQAHQRGMKIMLDAVFNHIGDKSPQWQDVLKHGEDSVYKDWFHVQEFPVTKDKLGDPRKLPYHTFAFASYMPKLNTANPQVRDYLLSVATYWIEEFDIDAWRLDVANEVDHQFWRDFHKAVLAKKPDLYILGEVWHTSQPWLNGDEFHAVMNYPLSDSIKDYFLRGVKKSHQFIDEINSQSMYYRQQISEVMFNLLDSHDTERILATAKGDVQLVKSALACLFLQRGTPCFYYGTELELGGGPDPDCRRVMPWERVSDSNDMLNFMKKLIQLRKSVSDIIQHGTYRLKEIKPNVVSLAWDYDGHKVQAIFNQSSENYLVGRDTIALASHCQELDQQLVILPKGFVIQ; translated from the coding sequence ATGGAATTAACAGCCATTTACCACAGACCAGAGTCGGAGTATGCTTATCTTTATAAAGACAAGACAATGCACATTCGTATCAGGACCAAGAAAGACGATATTAAAAGCATTAGCTTACATTATGGAGATCCTTTTATCTTTATAGAGGACCGTTATGAAGATAGTAAGGAGATGAGTAAAGTAACTTCTGATGCTTTGTTTGATTATTGGCAAGTGGAGATTTCAGTTGGCTATGCCCGACTCCAGTATCTCTTTGAACTTAAAGATAAGCAAGGTCAGAGTATTCTGTATGGTGATAAGGGATGTGTTGAAAACACACTAGAAAACCTTCATCATGAAGGAAATGGCTTTAAAATTTCTTATATCCATGAGATTGATGCTTGCCATGTTCCTGACTGGGTGGCCGATACAGTTTGGTATCAGATTTTCCCAGAACGTTTTGCTAATGGGAACCCTGAGATTTCACCTGAAGGTGCGCTAGCTTGGGATTCCTCTATCAAACCAAAGACGAGCGATTTCTTTGGAGGTGATTTACAAGGTGTTATTGACCATCTGGATTACTTGCAAGATTTGGGGATTACAGGACTTTATCTCTGTCCGATTTTTGAATCCCCAAGCAATCACAAGTACAATACGACGGATTATTTCGAAATTGACCGTCATTTTGGAGATAAGGAAACTTTCCGTAAACTGGTGGACCAAGCCCATCAGAGAGGCATGAAGATCATGCTGGACGCTGTTTTCAACCATATTGGGGACAAATCGCCACAATGGCAGGATGTTCTCAAACATGGTGAAGATTCTGTTTACAAAGACTGGTTCCATGTTCAAGAGTTCCCAGTGACCAAGGATAAGCTGGGAGATCCAAGAAAACTCCCTTATCATACCTTCGCTTTTGCCAGCTATATGCCCAAGCTCAATACGGCCAATCCTCAAGTGAGAGACTATTTGCTAAGCGTTGCGACCTACTGGATTGAAGAGTTTGATATCGATGCATGGCGCTTAGATGTGGCAAATGAAGTCGACCACCAATTTTGGCGAGATTTCCATAAGGCTGTCTTGGCTAAAAAGCCTGACCTTTATATTCTTGGAGAGGTCTGGCACACCTCCCAGCCCTGGCTAAATGGAGATGAATTCCACGCAGTCATGAACTATCCTCTCTCCGACAGCATCAAGGATTATTTCTTGCGAGGGGTTAAGAAGTCCCATCAATTCATCGATGAGATCAATAGCCAGTCTATGTACTACAGACAGCAGATTTCGGAAGTGATGTTTAATCTTCTAGATTCTCACGATACGGAACGCATTTTGGCAACAGCCAAAGGAGATGTTCAACTTGTTAAGTCTGCCCTCGCCTGCCTCTTTTTACAAAGAGGGACACCGTGTTTCTACTATGGAACTGAGTTGGAGTTAGGTGGAGGGCCAGACCCAGATTGTCGTCGTGTCATGCCTTGGGAACGTGTTTCTGATAGCAATGACATGCTTAATTTTATGAAGAAATTGATTCAGCTTCGCAAGAGTGTCTCAGATATAATCCAGCATGGGACCTATAGACTGAAAGAAATCAAGCCGAATGTGGTATCTCTGGCATGGGATTATGATGGACACAAAGTTCAAGCTATTTTTAACCAATCAAGTGAAAACTATCTTGTAGGTCGTGATACTATAGCGCTGGCCAGTCATTGCCAAGAATTGGACCAGCAACTGGTGATTTTGCCTAAAGGTTTCGTCATTCAATAA
- a CDS encoding diacylglycerol/lipid kinase family protein — MKKAMLIINPTSGGEKALDYKVKLENKAKDYFEHVETKITEKALDATHFAEEASREQYDAVVVFGGDGTVNEVISGIAERDYIPKLGIIPGGTGNLITKLLEINQDIDGAIDELDFNLTNKIDIGKANDNYFGYIFSIGSLPEAIHNVEIEDKTKFGILAYAVNTMKSVMTDQVFNIKVETENGNYVGEASHVLVLLTNYFADKKIFEEDKDGYANILILKDASIFSKLSVIPDLLKGDVVGNDNIEYIRARNIKISSDSELESDVDGDKSDNLPVEIKVLAQRVEVFSKPKE, encoded by the coding sequence ATGAAAAAAGCAATGTTAATTATCAACCCTACCTCTGGTGGGGAGAAGGCTTTGGATTATAAGGTCAAGCTGGAGAATAAAGCCAAAGATTATTTTGAGCATGTGGAAACCAAAATTACCGAAAAAGCGTTGGATGCAACACACTTTGCTGAGGAAGCGTCTCGTGAGCAGTACGATGCAGTGGTTGTTTTCGGTGGAGACGGGACTGTCAATGAAGTCATTTCGGGTATTGCTGAGAGAGACTACATTCCTAAGTTAGGGATTATCCCAGGCGGTACGGGTAACCTCATTACGAAACTGTTGGAAATCAATCAAGACATCGATGGTGCGATTGATGAACTCGATTTTAACTTAACCAACAAGATTGATATCGGTAAAGCAAATGATAACTATTTTGGTTATATCTTTAGTATCGGTTCTCTTCCAGAGGCGATTCACAATGTTGAAATCGAGGATAAGACAAAATTTGGTATCCTTGCCTATGCTGTAAATACCATGAAGTCTGTTATGACGGATCAGGTCTTTAACATTAAGGTCGAGACAGAAAATGGAAATTATGTTGGTGAAGCTAGTCATGTTTTGGTTCTCTTGACAAATTACTTCGCTGATAAGAAAATCTTTGAAGAAGATAAAGATGGCTATGCCAACATTTTGATTCTAAAAGATGCTTCTATATTCTCTAAATTATCTGTTATTCCTGACTTACTAAAAGGGGATGTTGTCGGCAATGATAATATTGAGTATATCAGAGCGCGTAATATTAAGATTTCTTCAGATAGTGAATTGGAGTCAGATGTTGACGGCGATAAATCGGATAACCTACCTGTTGAAATCAAAGTCCTAGCTCAGCGGGTAGAAGTATTTTCAAAACCGAAAGAGTAG
- a CDS encoding DUF443 family protein: MVNVKINFRGLDVAYFDVLEMGEKKYVLDSNSTTPKSYYWGLSPETLEVDLIELDSQNKNFDKKIKMGPSGMRMVSIGFGLLSYEVVTSIFRYYDISHNLYLKVSLFLISILVAYIVYQGILIKSRKEISSRLSQEKKRFKIVFQNNKKKRQFHAYLFLILHTIAFSIYMGQDNGTEAAILVLNGLLAYLFIWIESGVIPLTYAYQKKYLEFKELKKP; this comes from the coding sequence GTGGTAAATGTGAAAATTAATTTTAGAGGATTAGATGTTGCTTATTTTGATGTGTTAGAGATGGGAGAGAAAAAGTACGTTCTTGATTCCAACTCTACAACACCAAAGAGTTATTATTGGGGACTTTCCCCTGAAACCCTTGAAGTTGATTTGATAGAACTTGATAGTCAGAATAAAAATTTTGATAAGAAAATTAAGATGGGACCCTCAGGAATGCGTATGGTATCTATTGGTTTTGGTCTTCTTTCGTATGAAGTAGTAACATCAATTTTTAGATATTATGATATTAGTCATAATCTATATTTAAAAGTATCTTTATTTCTCATATCTATTTTGGTAGCCTATATTGTCTATCAAGGTATTTTAATCAAATCAAGGAAGGAGATTTCAAGTCGTTTATCGCAGGAAAAGAAGAGGTTTAAAATAGTCTTTCAGAATAATAAGAAAAAAAGACAATTCCATGCCTATCTATTTCTCATTTTACATACAATTGCTTTCTCTATTTATATGGGACAAGATAATGGAACAGAAGCTGCAATTCTAGTGTTGAATGGTTTGTTGGCCTATCTATTTATTTGGATTGAATCTGGCGTTATTCCATTGACTTATGCTTATCAAAAGAAATACCTAGAATTTAAAGAACTGAAAAAGCCATAA